GAAAGCAGGTCGTTGTTGGCGCGCCACGGACTGTACTCACCGCGCAGAATGTCTGTGCGCGAAGGCGTTTGCGCGACGATCAGATTGGCGAGCACAAACAACGGCAGGCACACAAACAAGGATGCATGATGTAATCGCATTTGGCTTCTTCTAAACGATTAATGAAGTGTATGATAATGATTGGAATATTGCGAACGATGTGCTGGAAAACAGGTATTGAGAAGTGCTTGGATGGGGAACATGTCATAGGAACCGACGCATTCTTCCGATATTCATCAAGGCCTCTTAACGTGAACCCGGTTGTCGGGATGTTTTATCCTGCGGACAGTAGTCAAGCGCCAACCGGGGAGTTCGCTCATAAGATCTTCTACTAGAGGAAATGCTCCTTCAACAATAATGTTCTCCCCATAAGTTTCCAAGACTGTGATTCCCTCGTGCTTCTTAGCGATTCGGCGAGCATCGTTCACGGAAGGTCCTATTCCTTCATACATCAGAATGCGTTTGCTCATTTCCTGCCTCCTTAAAATTGAAGCAAACCAAGTCCTTCGAACCTCTGGTTGAATCCTTGTGCAACTGCAGCACTCCTAACAAGTTCAACAATTGCTAGCGTACGCTTCAAATTCGGTTCCGCGCGGAGAATCTTCGGGTTGTCGGAAAGCAAACCAGCAATAACAGCCGTCACTGCTGGGCAAGCCATCGAGGTGCCACTTTCCACCGCATACCCATTATTGGGGACTGTGGAAACAACTGCAACTCCAGGGCCAGTAAAATCAATCTCATAACCGATATTAGAAAATGCGGCGATAAACAGACTCCCATCATTTGTTGAGTATGGGTCCAGAATTTCTGCTGCATCTATACTATCATCCGGGAACGACCCTTTCTTACCGAGAGCAGAAACTGCAATTGAGCGTTTATACCAAGCAGGATAAGAGACTTCTTTCCTGCGGTTGTTTCCTGCAGCCGCAATACAAAGTACTCCATTCTCAAATGCATATCCAATGGCTCGACTTAGTGTCAGATCAGAAAGTCCACCACCTAAGCTCAAATTGATCAAATCGCAGCCATCTTGAACAGCTCGATAGATGGCCTTCATGATGAATGCTGTATCTGTTGTTTTGCTTCCCTCTGCAAACACACGATAACTGTAGAGTTCCGCTTCTGGAGCAAGCCCCCTTATTCCTGTCCCTTGCTTCCCTCGCCCCGCAATGATCCCGGCAACATGGGTCCCATGATCAGATACTGGGCCGTGCTCACTCTCGCTTTTTCCGTCGTCGGTGACGTTAGCACCGCCAGAAACTTTGAGGTCACTATGTCCAGAATCAATGCCCGAGTCAACAACCGCAACTCGAACGCCTTTTCCTTGATTCCGAGATCGTTTGGGGTAGATATGCCGCAATATATCCGCAGTATTTAAATCTATACGATTTAGTGAAATCCTATAACCATCACTGAGAATTACATTCTCTGCAAACCGCCCCCAGTACCCATGGGGTGGATATACATAAAGCCTAGCAATTCGTTTTGACGTGCCAGGAAAGGTCAGCGTCACTTGCCCAGACTGGCCAGTGCGCCGCGAGAGACCCTTCATGGTAATAGAGTCGAGGACAGCGACAATAGCTACTCCAGGAAGCGGCAGGTCGTTACTTGCATCATGAACAGAGATTTTGATTGAGGTACGCTCGCTAAAACCTGTGTAAAGATTCTTCACGCGCACACTTGTGACTGGTCGGATAGCAGGTCGATAAGTCCTGATCGGAGCAAGAATATAAGCAGTTGGAGACTTCCTCAAACTGCGGGCAGTTTCGGGTGGGACAGTAACCACCTTAGGCGCATCTGCAGCAGCACTATCTACAACGTGGATATCATCCACTCCGGCAACAGAGGGCAACTGCTTTTTCGCCATGGTACTCAACGAAACACGACCACCTTGTTCGTGCTTTCCCGAACTAAGCTGGCGCATTTGTTCACTAACAAACCCTTCGGCTGGCAACAGTATATATCGTTTTGCTTCGCTCATATTACCCTCTATGACTCAAAACCTGTGGCTCCTTGATTCCATCCTGCCCAAGCTTGAGTGCTTGATCCTAACGTAGTTCCTATTATAGCCTGCGAGCCGGATTCCAGTTGCCTCAGACTGCTTGATCTGGCTCTGCAATCCAACTCCGGCCAATTCAGGCCATGTCCTAAAAGCTGAGCCTTAGTGACATTTCTAAAGTTGAATCGAAAATACGAGACAAACCTACTTGGGACTGCTGAAACTCGCTGAAAGACACGCACAGTGTAGGCCGGACAGGCGAGGACGGCAAGACTGCGCGGGCAGATGGCTCATTGAAGTTGAGCAAGGCAGCAGCCTACTGGCACACCCGCCACCCTACTCTTTAATTTTACTTCAATTTTCATTTGCTGGTACGTTATTGCCCGCCACTCGCCGCTTCAAGTTTGGCGGCACCAGTAATAAAGCTGGTGACGTCCTTATGCAGTTTTTCGCGCGATTTCTTTTCGATGTACATCATGTGGCCGGCTTCGTAATACGTGAAGCTGACGTTTTTACGAATTGAAGGTTCCAGGCCCATGTGCGACAGGGTGTGTTCGATGCCGTTGTATGGAGTCGCTACGTCGTAATACCCGCACAACACAAGCAGCTTCAACTGGCCTTGCTGCGTCATGGCGGAACGCAATGCTTCGGCGGGGCCGCCGGGTTGGCCTTGATCCCAGGGACGCACGTTGGCGGTAAGGGTGTAAAACATATCCGTATTCCATTTCAGGTCGCGGCGCACGTAATCCTGAAACATCGCCACGTACGAACCGTCGTACGAAGCCAGGCTGGGATCATATTCGTTCCGCTCCCCGGCAGCGTCGCCGTCAATTCCCGTAAAGCGTGCATCAATGCGGCCTACGGTCAGGCGTTTGTCGCGCAGCAGTTCCTTGAACCAGCGTTGCGGGTTGATGCGCAAATTGGTTTGTTCGATGTACTTCGGCGAAAGCGCTGTCAGTCGAGCCAGTTCTTTGACGGTCTTCTGGTATTCCGCCGGAGAGATTTCATCGCCTTTTTCCAAGGCGGCGGCGTATTCGCCATGTGCAAACTGACGAGCTTTCTGGGCAATTTCCGCAGCGCTGAGTTTTTGCAGGTCGGGCGCGAGCAGTTTGTGATACCACGCCGAAGAAATCAGCGTCGGCAAAAAGAAAATCGTGCGGTCATCGGCTCCCCAATTGCCGAAGCCTACGGCGGAAAGTAACACAACGCCGTTCAGGTAAATTTGATGGCGACGTTGCAAGGTATAGGAAAGCTGCGCTGAGCGCGTCGTGCCGTAGCTTTCGCCGATCAAAAACTTCGGCGAAGCCCAGCGTTCATTGCGGGTAACGTATTGATAAATGAAATCGGCGAACCATTGGGCGTCTTGTTCCACGCCGTAAAATTGCGCCGTGTTTTCGCCGGGCGCGGGGCGGCTGTATCCCGTCGAGATCGCATCCACAAACACCATATCCGTCGCATCAAGGAAGGAATCTCCGTTTTCAACCACCGAATACGGCGCAGGCATGCCGAAACCATCATCAGTCAACACGATGCGGCGCGGCCCCAAGCCCATGTGCGTGTATGAAGACGCAGAACCCGGCCCGCCGTTGTAAACAAACGACAGTGGGCGTTTGGACTTATCGCTGACGTCGTCTTTGGTGTAGCCCACGAAAAAGAACGTCGCTTTGGGCGAGCCGTCGTTGGATTTGATGTTGTAAGTGGCGGCGGTTGCGGTGTAATTGATTTGCTGGCCGCCGATGCGAACGCTGCCTTTTGTGACAGAGCTTTTTTCTTCTGGCGGTGGGGCCGGGCGGCCTTGCGCGGCTTGACCGGTAGCCGTGGGTGGCGGAGTTTGCGGTTGCTGGTCTGTTCCGCGACGAGCACCACGCTGCTGCGTTTCGGCTTGAGCGAACACCAGAGTAACAGCGAGTACCATCAACATAACTACGGGAACTATGCGTTTCATTATCGCCTCCTGATAAAGTGTGACGCGGATTGTTTATCCGCGTGTTCCTGATATGGCAGGCGCGGGTAAAGCCTCCGCACCACAAAGAATCTCAGAATTCATTGGGGCGCAATCGCAGATGGCCAAAGGTTGCGCCGCCGGGTGAAGAGCCGGAAAAGATGTACGGTTGATAGCCCGCTTCGCCCGCATATCGTTCGGCGATGCGTACAATCGCTGGGGCGGCTTCACGACGACCAAACACAGCAACAGTTCCGCCGCTGCCTCCGCCCGTGATTTTGGCTCCGTAAATTCCTTCGGATGGACCGGCTTCGCGCGCCAGTTCAACCAAACGATCCGTAGCCGTCGAACCCAGCCCACAAGCCGAATAACTGGCGTGCGATTGATACATCAGCTCACCCAGGCATGCCAACCCGCGCTCGGCCAGTTGCCGTTCGGTGATGCGTGCGCTGAGCAATTCCGCAAACAACCGCACACGATGGTGTTCGTAAATCGGATGCCCCGTAGGAACGCGCACGGCATAGCTGCGGTCAGGTTCAACACGCGTGATGGCGTCAGTGGTTCCGCCGTAGCGAGCAAGGAACTCGGCTCCGCTGATTCGTTCGGGCAGTTTCTCAGCATACATTTGCTCAAATTGTGACGGCGTCAAATTGGACAGGTATCCCGACCAGCGCAAATCCACAATTTGAACGGGATCGCCATCGGTCACAGGCAATCCGGCTAATTCCGCAATCATGCGATAGCCCATAAACGCGCCGACGCGCACCGAACCATAATCCGAACCGGTTACCGCGTGGCGAATGCCGGAATCAATGCCCCAAAAACTGATTTCGTCCGGAATGGAAACCGCCGATTGCAATTCCGCCGGTTGGCACAACAGCGCCAGCAATTGATTCGTTTCGCCCCACACAGAAGTCATTTGATCCATCACGCCGCACGGCGCTCCGGCCACCAGGTTTTCGACTTTCTGGCATAACAACGCCGTTTCGCGCGGAGCCAGCGAAATGCCAAACGCGTTGGCCACGGCATTCATCGTGGCGACTTCCAGTGCGGCGGAAGAACTAACGCCTTTGCCCTGCGGCACGCGCGAAGCAATCAACAGCCGCGCGCCTTCCGTGAATTGCGCGCCGCGTTCCCGCATCAATACCAGAAAGACTCCAGCGACGTACGCCGCCCAATGCTGCGCCGGGTCGCGTTTGAAATAGCTGCGCGCGGTTTCGTAAGAGATGGGTTCACCTGCGTGATCAAAATCCGCCAGCGGCATTTCAAAATGTAACGCTTCCGTTGAATCCTCAGACAAGCTAACGAGTTTCAACTGACGATCCGAAGCGCGCTGCAACGCAACAAAGGTCGCTTCACGAATCGGCATTTCCAGCACCAGCGAGCCGGAGTAATCCGCAATGCCTCCCATTACATCCAACCGTCCCGGCGCGCGAGCGACAATTATTTCTCCCGCGGGATCAAACAATCCACGAGTCGCCGGATTCTGCTCAACTGTGTTCAGCGTGTGCAGGAAAGCTTCGACATCAGGCAAACCCAACGTGGAACCGTGCGTTATTCGGAACATTGTTTGTAATGAACCTCCGATTGGGCGCGCAATTCGGCGGCTTTTTCTTCGGGCGCGGTATCGCTCAAAAAGTTGCCGCCCCCGATTTCCGGGCCAGCCAGGTATTTGAGCAAATTCGGACGCCGCAACGGCGGATGAAATTCGATGTGAAAATGAAATCCGCGATAATCGCCGCCATCCGTGGGCGCCTGGTGCAGCGCCATTACGTACGGAAACGGCGTGCGCCACAGATTGTCGAATTTCACCAGCAAGCATTTCAGCGCGGCGGCAAAATCGCCGAGTTCCGCGTCGCTCATCGTGGCCAGACTGGAATGCGTCTGTTTCGGCGCAACATAGGCTTCATAGGCGTAACGCGCAAAGTACGGCAAAAAGACAATGGCCAAATCGTTTTCAAAAATGATGCGGCGTCCGTCTTCGCGTTCGGCTTGCAGAATGTCCTGGAACAGCACCCGCCCGGTTTCAGCCAGATGCCGGGCGGAAACGCGGGCTTCGGTTTCGATGGTTTTGAACACAAAGTTGGTCGCGTAAATCTGGCAATGCGGATGCGGATTGGACACGCCAACCACTTCGCCTTTGTTTTCAAAAAACAGGATGTGATTGATTTCCGGGTGGCTGCCGAGTTCCAGATATTGCTGTCGCCAGACGCGCAATAGATTGGCAATTTCGTTGACGCTGAGTTCCGTCAAAGTCAGGTTGTGTTTGGGGCTGTAACACACCACGCGCGCAATTCCTGTTGCCGGTTTGTTGCGGTAAATGCCGGCGGGCGGCGTTAAAGGTTGCGGCGCGTCAAATCCCACGCAGGGGTGATCGTTGTCGAACACGAAAATGTCTGTGTATTCATCGTTCCGTTTGCCGCTGACGCGCGCGTTTCCCGGACACAGATAACAATCCGGCACATATTCCGGAATTTCCGCCGCGGCATTTTCCACCGTTTCGCCGCTCCAGGGACGGTTTTGCCTGTGAGCCGCGACAATGATCCATTCTTCGCGCAGCGGATGCCATCGTTCTTCCCAAACCATAAAGCTCGTAGTTCCCTATCTTTTTCCTTTTCCACAAAGTCACACGAAGGTTCACGAAGATCGAAACGCTTCATTCTCGTCCTCGTCGTGATTCTTCGTGTGACTTCGTGGGATAATTTCGTGCGTTAATTATCAGTGCGGACAACGCGAACGCCAAAAACCCCTGCGATTTCGTTGCCGCCGGTTGCCTGGAATCGTACTGTCACCTTTTGTTTGCCGTTCACAACCGCCGCCGGAATTGCGTACTCAACGTCGAAAAAGCTTTTGGTCGCGCTGCCGGGGCGATGGCGTTCGATGCGCTGTTGGCCGATGCGCGAGCCGTCCACCAGAATGTCAAACGTACGCGTCGCGCGCTCTTCGCCGTGATATGTCGCAATCAATTTCAGCGGATGCGCGGCGTCCACCGGCACATCGTACGAAAACCATTTGCGCGCGCTGCGTCCAGGACGACCCGCAACGCGTTGCGGCGAAGACTCCTCGCCTTGCTGGTTGAAATCCCGCTCGAAGTAGACTTCGCCCGGTTCGACGTAAGCGATGGTCGCGGCTTCAAGCTTGCGCTGGTGTTCCTGTTCGGCCAGCAAGGCAGCGGCTCTCTTCTCCCATTCCGCAGGCGTGAACAAATCGAAATAAATCGAATAGGTGCGGCGATGCAACCGATAAAACGGCGTCAGTTCGACAGTTTGCCCTGGCGCGGAGTTCGTTACGCGACCTATGCTGTTGGTGCGAAATACGCCGGGTTTATCCGTCGCCGCTTTGATCCAGGCGGACAAGGATGATTCCGCCGTGACAAAGGAAGGAATGCTGATGGTTTGCCCACCGGTTTGTCCGTCAGTTCGTCCACGACGGCGTTCGCGTTCCGGCCCTAAATCCGCAGCCAGCACCAACGGGCCCCACAGAATCGCCGTGACGTGCGGATTGTCGGGCAGCGGTTCCAATCGCAAGGTTTTGGGCAGCGTCAAGGTGACCGCGTCGCCGCTTTTCCATTTGCGTTTGAGTTCGACATACGTCCCCGGTGCAGAGACTTGTTTGGCTGTCTGGCCGTTGACTTTGACGGTGAAGCCTTCGCCCGCCCATGAAGGCCTGCGCAATGCAAGCGTGAATTGTTTTGCTGCTGCGAGCGTGAATTTCAGGGTTGCTGTTTCGCCTTCGGGAAAGTTGGTGTCCATCGTCAGGGTTGCGCCAGCGGTTTCCCAAGTTGCCGTCGAAGGCGCGTACAAATTCACCCATAACTTATCGCCATCGGTTTTGCTGAACGATTCGTAATACAACCCTTCGCCGTGCAGCGCGTGGCTTTCCATTCCCGACCCGACGCAGCAGGTGAAATCGCGGAACATATCCTGGTATTCGTGCTGTACGCCGCGTCCGACCGGAACCATGTAACACGTGCGTCCATCCTGATCGTCCATCGAACCTAGAATGTGGTTGAACAACGCGCGTTCATGAAATTCGGCGTACTCCATATCGGGATGAAGCGCGAACAATTTTCGCGTCATCTTGATCATATTGTACACGTTGCAGGTTTCCGCCGTTCGCCCGTCAATCCGTTCGCTGAGTTCATCCGGCGGGCCGAAGTATTCGTCTTTGCCGTGGCCTCCGGTGGCGAAACTGTGATGTTTGACGACCGTTTCCCAGAAAAACTGTGCGGCATCGCCATCGGCTTTGTCGCCCGTGTAGGCATATCGCACCAGCGAACCTTGAATCTTGGGAACCTGCGTGTTGCCGTGCAGGTACGGCAGAACGTCCTGATGATTCGCCAGCGGATCGAGCACTGCGCGATGATCGAACCGATGCGACAACACCAGCCAGCGTTTGTCACCCGTGTCGGCGTATAAATCGGCCAACACTTCAGGCATGCCGCCGAATTCCGTGTTGAGCATTTTCTGGGTTTGCGCATCGTCGAGTTTTGCCAGAACGTTTTCCGCCCAAGCCGCGAATTTGGTTTCCAGTTCCAGCGCCGTGCGATTGTCCGCGTACCGATAGGCATCGCGCAATCCGGCAAAGGTTTTGTGCAGCACGTACCACGGCGACCACAAACCATTCAGGTCAAAGGCCGCTGAGCGAATGTTTCCTTTGGCGACTTCGTCGAACTGTTCGCGTCCGTTTGCCAGCGCGCCCAGGTACCCGTCGCCATATTTGTCCTGCACTTCTTGCAATTCGCGGACGATGTAATCCACGCGCTCTTTGAACCGCGCGTCGCCCGTTGCGGCATACATCATGCTCACGCCGGACAGGTAATGGCCACAGATGTGGCCGGTCAGATTTTTCCCGTCGCCATCCCATCCGCCGTAGGCTTGCGCTTTCGGTTCCAGCCCGGCGCGTTTGCGATAAAACGCCAGCATCCGATCCGGTTCGAGTTTGAGCAGATATTCGGCGTCCAAATCCTGCGCGTGTTTGAGCGGCACTCCCGTCAACCGCACGGCGGAAAGCGGCAGCGGACGCGCAACATCAGGAACGGCAGGGGAAATCGCCAGCTTGCGTTGCTGTGCTTGAGCGAACGATGCGATGAGTAAGCTTGCAAAGGCGATTGAAAAGAGCACCTTTCTGGTTGGCGGCATAAAGAACTCCAAGGAATCCCGAAATCAATAAGGCTACGGTTTATCGGGCGCAATGTAATGCGTCGTGACCAGATCGTAATGGCTTTTGTACAACCCTTCATCAGAATCTTTCAGGAAGACGGCCATGTACTGCAGCAACGTGGCGGCGCGATGGCCGGGCAACGAAGCCGGATGTTGAAAGCGCCCCGAAGCCGAACGGATGAACAAGCTTTTGTCGGTCAGCGGCAGTTTGCGAACGTTCGCCACCCATTTGTCGAAAATGCCATCCTGAAACAGATACTGTTCGACGTTCGACAGATAATAGGCCGTCACCGCGAAATTGTTTTTCTTCAAATACTCTGCAATCGCGCCCAAAGCTTTTGGCCCGGCAAAATTGCCGACCACCGGAATGATCATGTTTTTACGATGCATATCACGTACAAATTCAAAATCTTCGTTGCCGGCCAGGAAGTTTCCCGTTTTGCCATTCAAATCAGTTTGCGCAATCAAGTCTTTCAGAACGGGAAAACCACCTCGGAAGCCTCCACCGCCGGGAAACCCTCCACCGGGAGGCGGGCCACCAAAGCCGCCGGAATTGCCGCTGCGGTAACTGATTTGCAGCCCGTCATCGCGAAACATGCTGTACACATATTCCAAACCTTTCTGGTCGCTTTCCGACAGCGGAAATTGAAAGTCTTCCTGAATGGTTTTGCGAATGGCGACGAGGTTTGCGGCATAAGCTTTTTCATCGGCTGGCCGTTCGCTGAAATACGCCAGAATCTCGTTGAGCGAAGAATTCGGCGTCACCGCTTTTTCTTTGGGCAGCGGGCGGCTGAGCAGCAACGCCAGAAACTGCACGCGGTCGTTCGCGCGTTGAAAGATGGCCTTGTACATCAAATGCTGCAACACAGCCTGGCGGCGAATGTCCATGATGAACGCAATGCGCGGGCGGATTTTGGCGATGTAGGTGAAATTCTGCTCCGGCCCCACGCCTAAATACGCTCCGCCGGTCGCGCCAAGCTGTTTGAGTTTATCCACGACAGTCAGATAGGCCGTTTCGTTCGAGGTAAAATTGTCGGAGCGGAAAAAGCCGCCGTCTTCTGACAGTTCGCGGCTCAGGCGCGAAAACTCAGCGGCGGTCAAACTTTCCGGCTGTTTGACGGTTTGCGTGGCAGGCGTTTGTGCCAAGCTGAGCGTCGGCAGCAACAACGCCAACAGCAAAAATAGTTTCAAAAACATCTCAGCCTCAAAGGGGCGAAATAAAATAACCTGGTGCATCGCACCAGGTAAGCGTTGCTGAAAATCCCGAGGCCCTGAAAGGGCGAAATGGATCATTCTGTTATTTCGCCCCGTTGGGGCTTGCATATTCTTTTGGCCTGTTTCCCAGTGCGTTGCACTGGGCTGTCGCATCTCGCCCCTTTGGAGCAGAGCAGTTGCGCATTTTGTCATCGCTACTTCCTCACTCAATGTTCAATTATGCAGTCAATCCATTCGGCGCCATCGGCAACGAACGCAGCCGCTGCCCCGTCGCCATGAAAACCGCTCCGCTGATGGCCGGTGCCAGCGCCACAATTGGGCATTCGCCCGCGCCTGCCGAAGGCAAATCTTTGCGATCCAGCAGCACGGTTTCCAGTTTTGGCAGGTCGCTGAATCGCGGCACGCGATACCGCGAAAAGCGCGGATTCAAGACTTTGCCGTCGGCGAAATCAATCGCTTCGAACAGCGCGCCGCCGATGCCTTGAATGATCGAACCTTCAACCTGATGTTTCAGCCCATCGGGGTTGATAATCGTCCCACATTCAAACGCCGTCACCACGCGAACCAATTTCACCTTTCCATTGGTGACAACGACTTCGACGCAATTGGCGACGTAACCTGCTTTCTCAAACCCGCCCGCGATGCCAAATCCGTGACCCGCCGCCGGTTTGGATTTGCCCCAACCAAAGGTTTTCGCCGCCGCTTCCAGCACGGCGCGCAGTCGTTCGTCTTTCAAATTGCGCAACCGGAATTCCAGCGGATCGAGTTTCAATTGTTCGGCTAATTCGTCCAGATGCACTTCGCGGGCAAAGTGATTTGCCGTTGAAGCCAGCGCCCGATACGATCCTTGACGCAGCGGCGAATGCACATTGTGAAACTCCACTTTCTGATTCGGAATGTCGTACACGGGACGAATGCCCGCCGTACCAGAGTTGTAATTGTGAAATTCCCACGCGGTCAGTTTGCCGTCTTTGTCTGCGCCGCTGGTGATTTCGATCAAACCGGCAGGACGAAAATACGCCCAGGCAAATTCTTCTTCGCGCGTCCACACCAGCTTGACCGGCTTGCCTGCGGCTTTGGCCAATCGCGCGGCTTCGACCGCTGCCTCGCCAGAGTGTTTGCCGCCGTACCCGGAACCGGTGTCGGGCATGATCACGCGGATGCGCTCTTCCGGGATGTGAAAAGCGTTGGCCAATTCGCTGCGCACGCCGAATGGTCGCTGCGTTCCCGTCCACACGGTCAGCTTGTCGCCTTGCCATTCGGCGACGGCTGCGCGCGGTTCCAGCGGGGCGTGCGCAATGTAAGCAACGGTGTACCGCTGTTCCAGTTTGTGCTGCGCCGCTGCCAAACCGTCAGCCATCGAACCGCGCACGTTGTTGCCGCCTCCGCCTGATGACTGGCTTACGTTTTGTTTGAAGTAATCGAAGATTTCCTTGGCCGACGGTTGCGGCGTCGTTTTCCATTCGGCGCGCAACGCTTCCAGCGCGCGTTTGGCCATTTGTGCGCTCGGCGCAGTCACGCCGACGAAATCTCCGTCGCGCACCACGGTCACGCCCGGTATACTTTCCGTTGCTTTTGCGTCGAGCGAAACAAGCGTTGCGCCGTTGGCAATCGGACGCAGCACTTTGCCAAACAGCATCTCCGGTCGTTTGATGTCTGATGTGTAGCGATGTTTGCCGGTGACAATGTCGCGGGCATTGACACGATGAATCGGTTGCCCAGCGACCTTCCACTGTTCGCGTGCGGTGAGCGGCACGTTGTCGGCGATGGCTTTCATCAGTTTCTGCCCTTTGGTCAATTGGCCGTAACTGATATTGCGTTTGGTCGCCGGATTCGTGATTTTGCCGTCTGCGGCAACCAACGCGCTGCGGTCGGCTTTGAGCGATTCGGCAGCCAAATCCAGCAAGGCTTCGCGCGCAGCAGCAGCGGCTCGGCGCAATCGCGGATTCATGCTGGGCGTTGTCTGGCTGCCAAAGGTTCCGGCGTCATACGGCGTCAAATCCGTATCGCCCATCACCATCTGAATGGCGTTGATTGGCACGCGCAACTCTTCGGCAACGATTTGCGCCAGCGACGTGCGAATGCCCTGCCCAACTTCGACTTTGCCGGTGTAAACTGTGACCGCGCCGGTTTCGCCCACGTGCAACCACGCGCCGATTTCCTGCGGCTGAGAACTGCCGCCGCGCCTCCGACCGCCGCCGGATTCCTGCTGCGCTTCGGCTTCGCTGAACGCAAACACAATCAATACACCGCACCCAAGAGCTTTGAAAAAATCGCGGCGAGGCAATTCAAACTGATAAGCAGGCGCAGCCATCAACTCATAACGCTCTGGCTCAATTTCGTATTCCGCCAGTTCATTCAACCTGTCGTTCATTGCGCACCACCTTTCTGCGCGGTTTCGCGGCTGGCAGCGCGCCGCACCGCTGCCAGGATTCGCGGATGACTGCCGCAACGGCAGATGTTTCCTTCCATCGCGTGCAGAATTTCGGCTTCGGTCGGTTGCGGATTCTTTTTGAGCAACCCCGCGCCGGTCATCAGCATGCCGGAAATGCAATAGCCGCATTGCATGGCGTCTTCGTCCAAAAAAGCTTGCTGCAACGGATGCAGCCGCCCACTTTGTTCCAAGCCTTCAATGGTCGTGATTTGTTTTCCGGCGACCAGACCGACTTCCGTCAAACATGAACGCGCCGCCTGGCCGTCAATCAACACAGTGCAAGCGCCACATTGTCCTTCGCCACAACCGTATTTCGTGCCGGTCAAATCCAGATCGTCGCGCAGCACACTGAGCAAGCTGCGGTCTGTATCCGTCACCACGCGATGCCGGGTTCCGTTGATGCGTAGCTCAATCGTTTTCATAGGCGTTCCTTTCTCGAAGGGGTGTGTTTATGAAGACTCCGACAGTTCAGTCGCGGTTACATTCCCATCGGGCGGCGAGGGATCAAAACCGCGCTTCGATTTCGGCAAAGCGTCGCGCGGCAACTTCCCAGGCGGATGACTGCTGCGGCTCGAAGCGGCGCAAATGTAGGTTTTCCGCGATGTGGCGACGCGCTTCAGCAAGCGATGCAAATCGTCCTGCTGCCACAGCCTGTACCAGCACATTGCCAATCACAGTGGATTCCACAGGCCCGGCCAGCACGGGTTTACCGGCCGCATTCGCCGTCGCCTGATTCAAATAGTTGTTTTGAGAACCGCCGCCGACAATCTGAATTCCCTGGATCGTCGCTGCTGTTAATCGCTCAATCGTTCGTATGATGGAAGCATACCGCAATGCCAGCGAATCCAGAATTGCTTTGGCCAAGGTGGCGGGGGCTTCGGTTCCAGGCTGGCCGGTTTCGGCCAATTGTTCAGCGATAGCGGCAAGCA
This region of Acidobacteriota bacterium genomic DNA includes:
- a CDS encoding GHMP kinase, which produces MFRITHGSTLGLPDVEAFLHTLNTVEQNPATRGLFDPAGEIIVARAPGRLDVMGGIADYSGSLVLEMPIREATFVALQRASDRQLKLVSLSEDSTEALHFEMPLADFDHAGEPISYETARSYFKRDPAQHWAAYVAGVFLVLMRERGAQFTEGARLLIASRVPQGKGVSSSAALEVATMNAVANAFGISLAPRETALLCQKVENLVAGAPCGVMDQMTSVWGETNQLLALLCQPAELQSAVSIPDEISFWGIDSGIRHAVTGSDYGSVRVGAFMGYRMIAELAGLPVTDGDPVQIVDLRWSGYLSNLTPSQFEQMYAEKLPERISGAEFLARYGGTTDAITRVEPDRSYAVRVPTGHPIYEHHRVRLFAELLSARITERQLAERGLACLGELMYQSHASYSACGLGSTATDRLVELAREAGPSEGIYGAKITGGGSGGTVAVFGRREAAPAIVRIAERYAGEAGYQPYIFSGSSPGGATFGHLRLRPNEF
- a CDS encoding S8 family serine peptidase, which translates into the protein MSEAKRYILLPAEGFVSEQMRQLSSGKHEQGGRVSLSTMAKKQLPSVAGVDDIHVVDSAAADAPKVVTVPPETARSLRKSPTAYILAPIRTYRPAIRPVTSVRVKNLYTGFSERTSIKISVHDASNDLPLPGVAIVAVLDSITMKGLSRRTGQSGQVTLTFPGTSKRIARLYVYPPHGYWGRFAENVILSDGYRISLNRIDLNTADILRHIYPKRSRNQGKGVRVAVVDSGIDSGHSDLKVSGGANVTDDGKSESEHGPVSDHGTHVAGIIAGRGKQGTGIRGLAPEAELYSYRVFAEGSKTTDTAFIMKAIYRAVQDGCDLINLSLGGGLSDLTLSRAIGYAFENGVLCIAAAGNNRRKEVSYPAWYKRSIAVSALGKKGSFPDDSIDAAEILDPYSTNDGSLFIAAFSNIGYEIDFTGPGVAVVSTVPNNGYAVESGTSMACPAVTAVIAGLLSDNPKILRAEPNLKRTLAIVELVRSAAVAQGFNQRFEGLGLLQF
- the galT gene encoding galactose-1-phosphate uridylyltransferase, translating into MVWEERWHPLREEWIIVAAHRQNRPWSGETVENAAAEIPEYVPDCYLCPGNARVSGKRNDEYTDIFVFDNDHPCVGFDAPQPLTPPAGIYRNKPATGIARVVCYSPKHNLTLTELSVNEIANLLRVWRQQYLELGSHPEINHILFFENKGEVVGVSNPHPHCQIYATNFVFKTIETEARVSARHLAETGRVLFQDILQAEREDGRRIIFENDLAIVFLPYFARYAYEAYVAPKQTHSSLATMSDAELGDFAAALKCLLVKFDNLWRTPFPYVMALHQAPTDGGDYRGFHFHIEFHPPLRRPNLLKYLAGPEIGGGNFLSDTAPEEKAAELRAQSEVHYKQCSE
- a CDS encoding peptidase S10 — protein: MKRIVPVVMLMVLAVTLVFAQAETQQRGARRGTDQQPQTPPPTATGQAAQGRPAPPPEEKSSVTKGSVRIGGQQINYTATAATYNIKSNDGSPKATFFFVGYTKDDVSDKSKRPLSFVYNGGPGSASSYTHMGLGPRRIVLTDDGFGMPAPYSVVENGDSFLDATDMVFVDAISTGYSRPAPGENTAQFYGVEQDAQWFADFIYQYVTRNERWASPKFLIGESYGTTRSAQLSYTLQRRHQIYLNGVVLLSAVGFGNWGADDRTIFFLPTLISSAWYHKLLAPDLQKLSAAEIAQKARQFAHGEYAAALEKGDEISPAEYQKTVKELARLTALSPKYIEQTNLRINPQRWFKELLRDKRLTVGRIDARFTGIDGDAAGERNEYDPSLASYDGSYVAMFQDYVRRDLKWNTDMFYTLTANVRPWDQGQPGGPAEALRSAMTQQGQLKLLVLCGYYDVATPYNGIEHTLSHMGLEPSIRKNVSFTYYEAGHMMYIEKKSREKLHKDVTSFITGAAKLEAASGGQ